A single region of the Pogoniulus pusillus isolate bPogPus1 chromosome Z, bPogPus1.pri, whole genome shotgun sequence genome encodes:
- the TAL2 gene encoding T-cell acute lymphocytic leukemia protein 2, producing the protein MTRKILTNTRERWRQQNVNSAFAKLRKLIPTHPPDKKLSKNETLRLAMRYINFLVEVLREPGLQQTTVAARGSILGFFQQAPCLQSMEELTLIKTCDVSSPGMGGNIGEC; encoded by the coding sequence ATGACAAGGAAGATCCTCACCAACACAAGGGAGCGATGGAGGCAGCAAAATGTCAACAGTGCATTTGCCAAGCTGAGGAAACTCATTCCCACCCACCCGCCGGACAAAAAGCTCAGCAAGAACGAGACACTCCGGTTAGCTATGAGATACATCAACTTCCTTGTCGAGGTCCTGAGAGAGCCAGGCCTGCAACAGACCACAGTGGCAGCACGGGGCAGCATTCTGGGGTTCTTCCAGCAAGCCCCCTGCTTGCAAAGTATGGAAGAGCTGACGTTGATCAAAACCTGTGATGTCTCCTCTCCTGGCATGGGTGGCAATATAGGAGAGTGTTGA